GATTTACATGCCTAATAAATATTGAAAGGTGGTTGCATGTTGTCTTCAGCTATTAATCTCCTATACTTACTAGACTACCTCAAAGCAGAGAATAAAGCGTTCTGAAGCTCAGTAGTAGCGGCAGCAGCCATTACCTGGTCGATCATTAAATTCTGCAGCGAGCTGTACAGGCGGAATCTTTTATATTTCTGCCGCTATTGCTCGATTTTATCCTGCTCATCGATCAGTGACAAAACTCAGTGCACATTTAGGCATTCCTCTCGGAAGCTGTCGTTAAAAGATTCAATATACGAGTTGCCAGTCTGTTTGCCGGATGGCGTCTGGCACCGGCTGATAGAGCACGATGCCCACCAGGATCACCAAGACAATGCCGATCCCTGATCAGGTGGCATACGCTACCCCCACCGGGATCGTACGCAACGTCAAGCTTAGGCAGTAAAAGGCCACTCCGTAGCTGGTAATAGTGATGAGACTAGGCAGGGGTTTGGAAAAGCCCTCCGAGAGCTTGAGCGCGGAAGTGGCGATGGTTTCGTTGATAATAGCAATGAACAAAAACAACCAGTTTTTCATATGCAATCGAGCGCATCAGATGATTATAAAGCTACCGTTGCGTTAGCCATTAATCTGGCGCTAATTCCTACTTGGCCTAGGTAGCTTAACGACAACTTCTCTTTGTACTTACCAAATACATAAAAGCACACTTTATTCAGGGCACACAAATCAGTGGCTTCTCTTCGTACGGCACGAACTTAAAGCGCAGCACCAGGCTCCGGAAAGTCCATTAGATCTTTCAAGGGAAGCTGTAGCGCACGTGCAATGCTGGCTAAAACATCCAAGCTAGCGCACAGGTGACCGGTTTCTACCCGTTGGATGGTCGGACGACTTAAATCAGCTTCGTCTGCCAGCGCTTGTTGGCTCAGGCCTCTTTGCTGACGCAGGGTGCGTAGATGCTCGCCAAAAGCGCGAATAGTAGCCGGATTTTTCACGGTCCCGAAGGACCGCGGCTCCACGAGGAGTATTCGTATCGTATACGATACATTTATCGAGCAAACTCCGTATGTTTGATGAACCGGATAGCGGATCTGACTCTTCCAATGAGAGCCATCAAGCAGCGCATCCGCAACACCTTTTTCACCGTCAAACCCTAGTTGTATGACGCACGAAACCATCTTGGCCGTCATGTTGCGCGCCAACGGCCAGCCGGTCGCCCAGGTACCGGCCTACACCTACTTCGAAATCACTCCCCACGTGGAAGAGGCCGAAGTCGAGGTGCACTACACGTCCAAGACTGTGGAGGGCCCGCGGTCCTTTACGGGGACGCACACCCTCTTCCTCATTCGTAACGACGACCGGGTCTGCGTGGCCGCCATTCAAGACGCGGGCCAATGGGACTTACATTGGGTGGTCGACCCCGCTTACCGCGGGCAAGGCCTGCTCACCGCTGCCCTGCGAGACGAACTCCTCCCCTACCTGCTGCGAAGTCGACCCTGGCAGCAGGTGACGGTAAGCTACGGGGTCGCGGGCGAGTACTACGAAGCCAGCCAGAAGGTCGCCCGGCAAGCCGGCTTCAAAGCAATCAGTACCACGGACGACGAAGTCGTCTACCGCATCAATGCCGAGGACCTCGTGGCTGACCCAGTTCCTTAGGCCCTTCCTCTCATGAGCGTTCTGATACGCTCTCCTATTCTGAAGCCCCCGCTGTTCTCAGCGGGGGCTTTGTGCTTTTGAGGAATGTTCCACGGGGGGTTGGACATTTTATAAAGGAGCGTTTGTAAAATGTCCAAGACCACTATTTTTGCTTCCGATCTTCTC
This genomic interval from Hymenobacter sp. GOD-10R contains the following:
- a CDS encoding helix-turn-helix transcriptional regulator produces the protein MEPRSFGTVKNPATIRAFGEHLRTLRQQRGLSQQALADEADLSRPTIQRVETGHLCASLDVLASIARALQLPLKDLMDFPEPGAAL
- a CDS encoding GNAT family protein, translating into MHYTSKTVEGPRSFTGTHTLFLIRNDDRVCVAAIQDAGQWDLHWVVDPAYRGQGLLTAALRDELLPYLLRSRPWQQVTVSYGVAGEYYEASQKVARQAGFKAISTTDDEVVYRINAEDLVADPVP